One Porphyromonas pogonae genomic region harbors:
- the rocD gene encoding ornithine--oxo-acid transaminase, with translation MKITEKAQAYIDLENKYGAHNYHPLEVVLSKGKGAFVWDVDGKKYFDFLSAYSAVNQGHCHPKITQALKDQADKICLTSRAFYNDSLGEYEEFMHKYFGYDKMLPMNSGAEAVETALKLARRWGYDVKGVNENEAIIIVCEGNFHGRTISIVSMSSDPSAFKGYGPYTPGFIQIPYNDIDALNKVFEQHSKDIVGFIAEPIQGEAGVNVPDEGYIKQAYDICKKNNALFIADEVQTGIARTGKMLCCDHENVRPDIVVLGKAISGGVLPVSAVLADDHIMLTIKPGEHGSTFGGFPLACKVAIAALTVIKEEHMMENAQELGKFFREELSKIESPLLKLVRGKGLLNAIIIEPFNGKTAWNVCEEMAERGLLAKPTHEHIIRLAPPLCITKEELIEAVNIIRDSLKSLE, from the coding sequence ATGAAAATAACAGAAAAGGCGCAAGCCTACATTGACCTCGAGAACAAATACGGAGCACATAATTATCATCCGCTTGAAGTCGTATTATCAAAAGGTAAAGGCGCATTTGTATGGGATGTCGACGGAAAAAAATATTTTGATTTCCTCTCGGCTTACAGTGCGGTAAACCAAGGACATTGCCATCCCAAGATTACTCAGGCATTGAAAGATCAGGCCGATAAAATTTGTCTTACCTCACGAGCGTTCTATAATGATAGTCTTGGTGAGTATGAAGAGTTTATGCACAAATACTTCGGATATGACAAAATGTTGCCTATGAATAGTGGTGCCGAAGCGGTGGAAACGGCATTAAAGCTTGCACGCAGATGGGGTTATGACGTAAAAGGAGTCAATGAAAACGAAGCTATTATAATCGTATGCGAAGGAAACTTTCACGGCCGCACTATCAGTATTGTATCTATGAGCTCAGATCCTTCTGCATTCAAAGGCTATGGCCCTTATACGCCGGGGTTCATTCAAATCCCCTACAATGATATAGATGCCTTGAACAAAGTATTTGAGCAGCATTCCAAAGATATTGTAGGTTTTATAGCAGAGCCCATTCAAGGTGAAGCCGGTGTCAATGTCCCTGATGAAGGATATATCAAACAAGCATATGATATCTGTAAGAAAAATAATGCGCTTTTCATAGCGGATGAGGTACAGACGGGTATTGCACGTACAGGAAAAATGCTTTGTTGTGACCATGAGAATGTAAGACCTGACATTGTAGTCCTGGGCAAAGCTATTTCGGGTGGAGTATTACCCGTAAGTGCAGTACTTGCCGATGACCATATCATGCTTACTATAAAGCCGGGAGAGCATGGCTCTACTTTTGGAGGATTTCCATTGGCATGTAAAGTAGCCATAGCAGCCCTCACCGTAATCAAAGAAGAGCATATGATGGAGAATGCTCAAGAATTAGGGAAATTCTTCAGAGAAGAACTATCAAAAATAGAAAGCCCATTGCTCAAACTAGTGAGAGGAAAAGGGCTGCTCAACGCCATAATCATAGAGCCATTTAATGGAAAAACGGCTTGGAACGTATGCGAAGAAATGGCCGAAAGAGGGTTACTGGCCAAACCAACCCACGAGCATATCATACGCTTGGCCCCTCCGTTGTGTATCACAAAAGAAGAGCTTATCGAAGCTGTTAATATTATCAGAGACTCTCTAAAATCACTCGAATAA
- the ctlX gene encoding citrulline utilization hydrolase CtlX — protein sequence MERKQTTSRVLMIRPANFGFNTETAANNHFQRASDTSAMQISKAAKNEFDNFVSLLRGHGIDVWVIQDSPTPWTPDSIFPNNLFSTHITGELILYPMFAQNRQLERKLTTLATVGQFEGVQRVINLSGYERENQYLEGTGSMVLDRVNKIVYCCASERSSRKVLDEYCNELGYTSHYFSASDLNGNPIYHTNVMMCVGDKYTVICLECIKDEKERTEVIESFKQTGHEIIDISLEQVYKFAGNMLQLENEDGEKFLIMSAQAKSSLNEKQMSTILKYNQILSPEIYTIEENGGGSARCMIAEIFC from the coding sequence GTGGAAAGAAAGCAGACTACAAGCAGGGTGCTGATGATCAGACCTGCTAACTTTGGATTTAACACTGAAACGGCCGCCAATAATCATTTCCAGCGAGCCAGTGACACCTCTGCAATGCAGATTTCTAAAGCAGCTAAAAATGAGTTTGACAACTTCGTATCCCTGTTGAGAGGACATGGGATAGATGTTTGGGTTATACAAGACTCTCCTACCCCATGGACACCTGATTCCATCTTCCCTAACAATCTATTCTCTACGCATATCACGGGAGAGCTCATACTCTATCCCATGTTTGCTCAGAATAGGCAATTGGAGCGCAAGCTCACTACCTTAGCTACTGTGGGACAATTCGAGGGGGTACAAAGAGTTATCAATTTATCCGGCTACGAAAGAGAAAATCAATACCTCGAAGGTACTGGTAGTATGGTATTAGACAGGGTGAATAAAATTGTTTACTGCTGCGCTTCAGAGCGATCTTCACGCAAGGTGCTGGACGAATATTGTAATGAGCTCGGCTATACGTCTCACTATTTTTCTGCTTCAGACCTAAATGGCAATCCTATTTATCATACAAACGTTATGATGTGTGTGGGAGATAAGTACACAGTAATATGTCTTGAATGTATCAAAGATGAGAAAGAACGTACCGAAGTTATAGAATCATTCAAGCAGACGGGACATGAGATCATTGATATCTCATTGGAACAAGTGTACAAGTTTGCCGGCAATATGTTGCAACTTGAAAATGAAGATGGAGAAAAATTCCTTATAATGAGTGCACAAGCAAAATCGAGCCTCAACGAAAAGCAAATGAGTACGATACTCAAGTACAATCAAATACTATCTCCTGAGATATACACTATTGAAGAAAATGGAGGTGGATCAGCAAGATGTATGATCGCTGAAATTTTCTGTTAA
- the pruA gene encoding L-glutamate gamma-semialdehyde dehydrogenase, producing MNNSLFRFAKPQNEPVYAYAPGSEERKKLREALQRQMMTEIEIPLVIGGKEVKTGDTGKVVMPHNHKHVLGIYHKAGEKEVQMAIDAALAAKESWANLPWTERGSIMLRIAELISTKYRYELAASVMLGQSKNPMQAEIDAPCELIDFLTFGAYYAGQIYADQPISSKGCLNRVEYRPLEGFVFAVTPFNFTSIASNLNLAPAMMGNTTVWKPSTTSLYSNYILMQIFKEAGLPDGVVNFLPGKGSVIGKVVTSSPDFAGFHFTGSTGTFNSLWKNIAQNIDKYKTYPRIVGETGGKNFVMVHPSSNAREVATALVRGAFEYQGQKCSAASRAYLPKSMWEEIKMHMGEMIGKIKMGDVMDFDNFVNAVIDEPSFDNIMSFVDAAKKDKDAEVVFGGKGDKSVGFFIEPTVIKTTNPKYPTMTEELFGPVLTVYVYNDQDFEKTLEICDQSTQYGLTGSIFSNDRFATEVALDKLRNAAGNFYINDKPTGAVVGQQPFGGSRASGTNDKAGGPLNLMRWCSPRTIKETFVSPTEFEYPFLAKD from the coding sequence ATGAACAATTCATTATTTAGATTTGCAAAACCACAAAATGAGCCTGTGTACGCTTATGCTCCGGGATCAGAAGAAAGAAAAAAACTGAGAGAAGCTCTGCAAAGGCAGATGATGACAGAGATAGAGATTCCGCTGGTCATTGGCGGTAAAGAAGTCAAGACAGGTGATACCGGCAAAGTAGTCATGCCGCACAATCATAAGCATGTACTGGGAATATATCACAAAGCAGGAGAAAAAGAGGTGCAGATGGCTATAGATGCAGCTCTGGCAGCCAAAGAGTCATGGGCAAACCTGCCTTGGACGGAGAGAGGCTCTATTATGCTTCGTATTGCAGAGCTGATTTCTACAAAATATCGCTATGAGCTTGCAGCATCCGTGATGCTCGGACAGAGTAAAAACCCCATGCAGGCAGAGATAGATGCTCCTTGTGAGTTGATAGATTTCCTAACCTTCGGGGCGTACTACGCAGGACAGATCTATGCTGACCAACCTATCAGCAGTAAAGGATGCCTTAATAGGGTTGAATACCGCCCCCTCGAAGGATTTGTATTTGCCGTTACACCTTTCAATTTCACCAGTATAGCTTCCAACCTCAATCTTGCACCTGCTATGATGGGCAATACTACGGTGTGGAAGCCGTCTACCACTTCGCTGTATAGCAATTATATCCTGATGCAAATATTCAAGGAAGCCGGTTTGCCCGACGGCGTTGTCAATTTTCTTCCCGGTAAAGGCAGTGTTATTGGCAAGGTAGTTACCTCTAGTCCTGATTTTGCAGGCTTCCATTTCACAGGTTCTACCGGGACATTCAACTCCTTATGGAAAAATATTGCACAAAATATTGATAAGTACAAAACTTACCCCCGTATTGTAGGCGAAACGGGTGGTAAAAACTTTGTGATGGTGCACCCGTCTTCCAATGCAAGGGAAGTAGCTACAGCGCTTGTACGAGGAGCTTTTGAATATCAAGGCCAAAAATGCTCTGCGGCTTCACGCGCTTACTTACCAAAAAGCATGTGGGAAGAAATCAAGATGCACATGGGGGAGATGATTGGTAAGATCAAAATGGGAGACGTAATGGACTTTGACAACTTTGTCAATGCCGTGATAGATGAACCATCGTTCGACAACATCATGTCTTTCGTCGATGCCGCAAAAAAAGATAAAGATGCCGAGGTAGTATTTGGAGGTAAGGGAGATAAATCTGTAGGGTTCTTTATCGAACCTACAGTGATCAAGACTACAAATCCTAAATACCCTACTATGACCGAGGAACTCTTTGGACCGGTACTTACTGTGTATGTATACAATGACCAAGATTTTGAGAAAACGCTCGAAATATGCGATCAAAGCACTCAGTACGGACTCACAGGATCAATATTTAGCAATGATAGGTTTGCAACTGAAGTTGCCCTTGACAAGCTCAGGAATGCTGCCGGGAACTTCTATATCAACGACAAACCTACGGGAGCAGTAGTAGGTCAGCAACCTTTCGGTGGATCTCGAGCCAGCGGAACCAATGACAAGGCCGGAGGTCCCCTCAATCTAATGCGTTGGTGTAGTCCCAGAACTATTAAAGAAACATTTGTTTCTCCCACTGAATTTGAATACCCATTCTTAGCAAAAGACTGA
- the trpS gene encoding tryptophan--tRNA ligase codes for METVVSGIRPTGNLHLGNYFGAVKAFIQMQHEYNCYFFIADWHSLTTHPKPENIVNNANTILTEYLACGIDPDLATIYIQSDVKEVLELYLYLNMNAYLGELERTTSFKEKARKQPDNVNAGLLTYPTLMAADILMHKAIKVPVGKDQEQNMEMARKFARRFNTIYGVEFFPEPASFSLGDRAIKIPGLDGSGKMGKSEGNAIYLIDDEKTIKKKVMKAVTDSGPTEPNSVKPEPIENLFTLLEIVSTEETYNFFNDQYNNCSIRYGDLKKQLAEDINAYCAPIRERIIDFSNNKEYLAKVATQGAEKARESAIKTIEEVRHIIGFRPIGK; via the coding sequence ATGGAAACCGTAGTTAGTGGAATAAGACCCACAGGAAATTTACACTTGGGGAATTACTTTGGAGCAGTAAAAGCATTCATACAAATGCAACATGAGTACAATTGTTATTTCTTTATTGCGGATTGGCATTCTTTAACTACACATCCCAAGCCTGAAAATATTGTAAATAATGCTAACACTATTCTGACTGAATATCTGGCTTGTGGAATAGATCCTGATTTAGCAACCATTTATATACAGAGTGACGTTAAAGAAGTATTGGAGCTATATCTTTATCTCAATATGAATGCATATTTAGGGGAACTGGAAAGAACTACCTCATTCAAAGAAAAAGCGCGCAAACAGCCTGATAACGTCAATGCAGGGCTACTTACCTACCCCACTTTAATGGCAGCAGACATACTGATGCACAAAGCTATCAAAGTACCTGTGGGCAAAGATCAAGAGCAAAATATGGAAATGGCAAGAAAATTTGCTCGTCGTTTCAATACTATTTATGGAGTGGAGTTTTTTCCCGAACCTGCATCTTTCTCTTTGGGAGATAGAGCCATAAAGATACCTGGATTGGATGGCTCCGGGAAAATGGGGAAAAGTGAAGGCAATGCTATTTATTTGATTGATGATGAAAAGACAATCAAGAAAAAAGTAATGAAAGCCGTTACAGATTCGGGTCCCACTGAACCCAATAGTGTAAAACCTGAGCCTATTGAAAACCTCTTCACCCTACTGGAGATTGTTTCTACTGAAGAAACTTACAACTTTTTTAATGATCAGTACAATAATTGTAGTATTAGATATGGTGATCTGAAAAAACAACTGGCGGAGGATATAAATGCCTATTGTGCGCCTATAAGAGAGCGTATCATCGACTTCAGCAATAATAAAGAATATCTTGCCAAAGTAGCGACTCAGGGAGCCGAAAAAGCAAGAGAAAGTGCGATCAAAACAATAGAGGAAGTAAGGCATATTATTGGTTTCAGACCAATAGGTAAATAA
- a CDS encoding DUF3127 domain-containing protein, producing MEIQGKIVEVLPLQSGTGKASGKDWSKQEYILETLDSQYPKKICFNLWGDRIGQFNLQVGEDVTVQIDIESREFNGRWYTDVRAWRVDRGLNSLNNMNPMGEQSMPQSGQQQAIPSQNGPGFNTQQMTTPQPSSGFTPDMGGDDLPF from the coding sequence ATGGAAATACAAGGCAAGATTGTAGAGGTACTACCACTTCAAAGTGGAACAGGCAAAGCATCTGGCAAAGATTGGAGCAAGCAAGAGTATATTTTGGAGACTTTGGACTCTCAGTATCCTAAAAAAATATGTTTTAACTTGTGGGGCGACAGAATTGGTCAATTCAATCTTCAGGTAGGTGAGGATGTTACTGTACAGATAGATATAGAAAGTCGTGAGTTCAACGGCAGATGGTACACAGACGTAAGAGCTTGGCGAGTAGATCGCGGACTTAACTCTCTCAATAATATGAACCCTATGGGAGAGCAATCAATGCCACAAAGCGGACAACAGCAGGCTATACCATCACAAAACGGACCGGGTTTCAATACGCAACAAATGACTACGCCACAACCTTCATCAGGCTTTACTCCTGACATGGGAGGTGATGACCTTCCTTTCTAA
- the rlmH gene encoding 23S rRNA (pseudouridine(1915)-N(3))-methyltransferase RlmH: MRITLLVVGKTDSRQIDDLTAVYTKRLQHYIPFNMDVIPDIKKNAKTDQSRQKELEGQEILKRLDSSDLVVLLDERGKSLTSLEFADYLEKKMVAGLKRVVFIIGGPYGFSNDVYDRADDKISLSKMTFSHQMIRIFIIEQIYRSMTILKNEPYHHE, from the coding sequence ATGCGAATTACTTTATTGGTAGTGGGCAAAACAGACAGCCGTCAGATTGATGATCTGACGGCTGTTTATACTAAACGACTGCAGCATTATATCCCTTTCAATATGGATGTAATACCTGACATTAAAAAAAATGCCAAAACAGATCAGTCTCGCCAAAAAGAACTTGAAGGACAAGAGATATTAAAGAGACTGGATTCGTCAGATCTGGTTGTTTTACTTGACGAAAGGGGAAAAAGCCTTACCAGTTTAGAATTTGCAGATTATCTTGAAAAGAAAATGGTGGCAGGGCTTAAAAGAGTTGTATTCATTATTGGAGGCCCATATGGTTTTTCAAATGATGTATACGACCGAGCCGATGATAAGATTTCATTAAGTAAAATGACATTTTCTCATCAAATGATACGTATATTTATTATAGAGCAAATATACAGATCAATGACTATACTCAAAAACGAACCTTATCATCATGAATAA
- the radC gene encoding RadC family protein, whose amino-acid sequence MKKLSIKQLAEDDRPREKLLRHGSRSLSDAELLAIILGSGNSEVSAVGLSQQILSGAGNNWNILSRSSVQDLVKNYRGVGPAKAISIIATMEIARRMPADKLPERVQIDCSSKAYKYIYPHVADLPHEELWILLLNQSGRLIEMKRVGQGGVSETVADVRIIMKYCIDSLCSSIIMAHNHPSGEVNPSQNDRDLTRRVNEACKIMGIRLNDHLIIGNQKYLSFADEGIL is encoded by the coding sequence ATGAAGAAACTTTCAATCAAACAATTGGCCGAGGACGACAGACCCCGGGAGAAATTGCTTAGGCACGGCTCCAGAAGTTTGTCAGATGCAGAGCTACTTGCTATTATATTGGGATCAGGCAATTCCGAGGTATCTGCTGTAGGGCTATCGCAACAGATTCTTAGTGGCGCAGGTAACAATTGGAATATCTTGTCTCGCTCTTCAGTGCAGGATTTAGTCAAGAATTACCGAGGGGTAGGTCCTGCCAAAGCAATATCTATTATTGCAACTATGGAAATAGCAAGGAGAATGCCGGCAGATAAGTTGCCCGAGAGAGTGCAAATCGATTGTAGCAGTAAGGCGTACAAGTATATCTATCCCCATGTTGCTGATTTACCGCACGAGGAGCTTTGGATATTACTTCTAAACCAATCGGGAAGACTTATAGAAATGAAGCGTGTAGGTCAGGGTGGTGTGAGCGAAACTGTTGCAGATGTCAGGATTATCATGAAATACTGTATAGATTCCTTATGTTCTTCAATCATAATGGCTCACAACCATCCGTCAGGAGAAGTCAATCCCAGCCAAAACGACAGAGATCTTACTCGTAGAGTGAATGAGGCATGCAAGATTATGGGGATTCGTCTTAATGATCACCTCATAATCGGCAATCAAAAGTATCTTAGCTTTGCCGATGAGGGTATTCTTTGA
- a CDS encoding bifunctional methionine sulfoxide reductase B/A protein gives MESKRRYTYIIALLLLSCFAFIAFSGSGINYFSSTKQISTNFKYKSQKTDSVKDFKDNFRQLTFEEENIIVNKGTERPFTGELLNETREGIFHCKRCDAPLYNSSSKFQSHCGWPSFDDELPGAVERKVDKDGIRTEILCKNCGAHLGHVFIGEGFTSKNTRHCVNSLSMIFKPKTENKKMIKKAYFASGCFWGTEYYFHKEPGIVETTVGYMGGHKDNPSYQDVCSNTTGHLETVEVEYDPSKTSYENLVKLFFETHDFTQKNGQGPDIGSQYLSAIFVSDPEDKAIAEKYIKILRDKGYDVATTIKPLSHFWKAEDYHQEYYDKKGGTPYCHTKRKIF, from the coding sequence ATGGAATCAAAAAGAAGATATACTTACATTATAGCTTTATTATTACTATCTTGTTTCGCTTTTATAGCATTTTCAGGCAGTGGGATCAATTATTTCAGTTCCACCAAACAGATAAGTACTAATTTCAAGTATAAATCTCAAAAGACAGACTCCGTGAAAGATTTTAAAGATAATTTCAGACAACTTACCTTTGAGGAAGAGAATATCATTGTAAATAAAGGAACAGAAAGGCCTTTTACAGGTGAATTACTCAATGAGACCAGAGAAGGTATATTTCATTGCAAACGCTGTGACGCACCTCTTTATAATTCAAGTAGCAAGTTTCAGAGTCATTGTGGTTGGCCCTCTTTTGATGATGAGCTCCCCGGTGCTGTAGAGCGTAAAGTTGATAAAGATGGTATACGTACCGAAATTTTGTGTAAGAATTGTGGTGCTCACTTGGGACATGTATTCATCGGAGAAGGATTTACTTCTAAAAATACAAGACACTGCGTAAACTCATTATCCATGATTTTTAAACCTAAAACAGAGAATAAAAAGATGATAAAGAAAGCTTATTTCGCATCCGGATGCTTCTGGGGAACGGAGTATTATTTCCACAAAGAACCGGGTATAGTGGAAACAACTGTGGGGTATATGGGAGGACACAAAGATAATCCTTCTTATCAAGATGTTTGCTCCAATACAACAGGCCATTTAGAGACTGTGGAAGTAGAGTATGACCCCTCGAAAACATCTTATGAAAACCTTGTTAAGTTGTTTTTTGAGACACATGATTTTACGCAAAAGAATGGTCAAGGTCCCGACATTGGGTCACAATATCTCTCTGCAATTTTTGTTTCGGACCCTGAGGACAAGGCTATTGCAGAAAAGTATATCAAGATACTGCGTGATAAAGGTTATGATGTAGCTACCACGATAAAGCCATTGAGTCACTTCTGGAAGGCTGAAGATTATCATCAGGAATATTATGATAAAAAAGGCGGGACTCCATATTGTCATACCAAAAGAAAGATATTCTAA
- a CDS encoding anaerobic sulfatase-maturation protein gives MSPFQVMLKPAGSLCNMKCDYCYYLEKADLLSQGCKTGKTFMSDQILEKFIASYITSQPPGNVSFTWHGGEALIRPLSFYKKALVFQKKYAGNLYSIDNSIQTNGLLLNEEWCRFFKENNFLVGISLDGSERQHDKFRRTNGGNNSFSRVARGINLLQHHGVNFNVLATVNSYNADEPLEFYHAIKGLGVEYIQFTPIIERVGSRANSFAEPEDLSILTRSQDGPVDIPNTITSSPMVPYSITPLQWGYFTTTLFDEWIKDDVGRIFIQLFDVTLANWMGMSPGLCSMAKYCGRAGVMEWNGDVFSCDHFVYPRYKLGNIMDKSLEEMMNSEEQIRFGNLKYDALPTQCIECEFLFACHGECPKNRFSHTADGTPGLNYLCRGYYKFFKHVAPYMDFMKQCLMDGKPPALVMDWIKDFK, from the coding sequence ATTAGTCCTTTTCAAGTCATGCTCAAGCCTGCGGGCTCTTTGTGCAACATGAAATGTGACTATTGCTATTATCTTGAGAAGGCTGATCTATTGTCCCAAGGGTGCAAGACAGGTAAGACATTTATGTCTGATCAGATCCTTGAGAAATTTATAGCTTCATATATTACGTCACAGCCTCCTGGCAATGTCTCTTTTACTTGGCATGGTGGCGAAGCCCTTATACGTCCTTTATCCTTTTATAAAAAAGCCCTTGTTTTTCAAAAAAAGTATGCAGGCAATCTTTATTCGATTGATAATTCTATTCAAACCAACGGATTACTTCTGAATGAGGAGTGGTGTCGTTTTTTTAAAGAAAATAATTTCCTTGTCGGTATCTCTCTTGATGGAAGTGAACGACAGCACGATAAGTTCCGCAGGACAAATGGCGGTAATAATTCGTTCTCACGAGTAGCCAGAGGAATAAATTTACTACAGCATCATGGTGTTAATTTTAACGTATTGGCAACCGTAAACAGCTATAATGCCGATGAGCCTTTAGAATTTTACCATGCAATCAAAGGGCTTGGGGTGGAGTATATACAATTCACCCCCATAATTGAGCGTGTGGGAAGTCGTGCAAATAGTTTTGCCGAACCTGAAGATCTATCTATACTTACGAGGAGTCAAGATGGTCCTGTGGACATACCAAATACTATTACTTCTTCACCAATGGTCCCTTACAGTATAACACCTCTTCAATGGGGATATTTTACGACAACTCTTTTTGATGAATGGATCAAAGATGATGTAGGGCGTATTTTTATTCAGTTGTTTGATGTAACGTTAGCCAATTGGATGGGGATGTCCCCGGGGCTATGCAGTATGGCCAAATATTGTGGTAGAGCGGGTGTGATGGAGTGGAATGGAGACGTATTTAGTTGTGACCATTTTGTTTATCCAAGATACAAACTGGGTAATATCATGGATAAGTCTCTTGAGGAGATGATGAATAGTGAAGAACAGATACGCTTTGGCAACCTCAAGTATGATGCTTTGCCCACACAGTGTATAGAGTGTGAGTTTCTATTTGCCTGCCATGGTGAATGCCCTAAAAACAGATTTAGCCATACTGCAGACGGTACTCCTGGGCTTAATTACCTATGTCGAGGTTATTATAAGTTTTTCAAACATGTAGCTCCTTATATGGACTTCATGAAGCAATGTCTCATGGATGGTAAACCACCTGCTCTTGTTATGGATTGGATCAAGGATTTTAAATAA
- the bioD gene encoding dethiobiotin synthase translates to MEKVLFVTGIDTNIGKTYATAFLAKKFSKEGQRIITQKLIQTGCVDTSEDIDTHRALLGDEYNEEDKAHLTAPVIFSYPASPHLAAKIDKRTIDFNKIDDATSELIHRGYDRVLLEGAGGIMVPLTEDYLIIDFIRDHHYPVAIVTSGRLGSINHTLLTIEACLRRNIKIERILYNLYPQTDSIIEEDTMEYIREYIRKHLPKTEFDIIPEHH, encoded by the coding sequence ATGGAAAAAGTATTATTTGTTACCGGTATAGACACTAATATCGGTAAGACTTATGCCACCGCTTTTTTGGCAAAAAAGTTTAGTAAAGAAGGACAGCGTATTATTACACAAAAACTTATTCAAACAGGATGTGTAGATACCTCTGAGGATATCGATACTCACCGTGCATTGCTCGGGGATGAATATAATGAAGAAGACAAAGCACATCTTACAGCTCCTGTAATATTCAGCTACCCGGCATCTCCGCATTTGGCAGCCAAGATTGATAAACGTACCATAGACTTCAATAAGATAGATGATGCTACATCAGAACTAATACACAGGGGGTATGATAGAGTCTTGCTTGAAGGGGCCGGAGGTATTATGGTGCCTTTGACAGAAGATTACCTGATTATCGATTTTATCCGAGATCATCACTATCCCGTAGCTATCGTGACCAGTGGGCGTCTAGGTAGTATCAACCATACATTACTTACAATAGAGGCCTGTTTAAGGCGCAATATAAAAATTGAAAGGATACTCTACAATCTCTATCCTCAGACAGATAGTATAATTGAAGAAGATACGATGGAATATATCCGGGAATATATTCGAAAACATCTTCCCAAAACGGAATTTGACATTATTCCCGAACATCATTAG